One stretch of Bacteroidales bacterium DNA includes these proteins:
- a CDS encoding family 43 glycosylhydrolase produces the protein MKYFTLLFIAFAAACSAQQPKPVNPVFEGFYADPEAIVAGKEYWIFPTYSAPYGKQVFLDAFSSSDLITWKKHERIIDTSSVKWLKKAMWAPSVIENNGKWFLFFGGNDIQSNDETGGIGVAVADSPGGPYKDYLGKPLIDKFYNGAQPIDQFAFRDSNGQVYLIYGGWRHCNIVKLKSDFTGTEPFSDGTMFKEITPEGYVEGPFMFIRNGKYYFMWSEGGWTGPDYSVAYAVASSPFGPFERKGKILKQYPTIATGAGHHSVIKMPGTDNYYIVYHRRPLNETDRNARVVCIDRMEFDGEGNILPVVMTK, from the coding sequence ATGAAATACTTTACTCTACTGTTTATTGCTTTTGCTGCAGCATGCAGCGCTCAGCAACCGAAACCTGTCAATCCGGTATTTGAAGGCTTCTATGCCGATCCGGAGGCAATAGTTGCCGGCAAAGAATACTGGATCTTTCCAACTTATTCAGCACCTTACGGGAAACAGGTCTTCCTTGATGCCTTCTCTTCAAGTGACCTTATTACCTGGAAAAAACATGAAAGGATAATAGATACATCATCTGTAAAATGGCTGAAAAAGGCAATGTGGGCACCATCTGTAATTGAGAACAACGGAAAATGGTTTCTTTTCTTCGGGGGAAATGATATTCAGAGTAATGATGAAACGGGAGGTATTGGCGTGGCTGTGGCTGATTCTCCCGGCGGACCATACAAAGACTACCTTGGTAAACCTCTGATTGATAAATTTTATAATGGGGCACAGCCAATTGACCAGTTTGCGTTCAGGGACTCAAACGGACAGGTTTACCTTATATACGGAGGATGGCGCCACTGCAATATTGTGAAGCTGAAAAGTGATTTTACAGGTACTGAACCATTTTCCGACGGCACTATGTTTAAAGAGATAACCCCTGAAGGTTATGTAGAAGGTCCCTTCATGTTTATACGCAATGGCAAATACTATTTCATGTGGTCGGAAGGCGGCTGGACAGGTCCCGATTACAGTGTGGCCTATGCAGTAGCCTCCTCCCCTTTCGGACCATTTGAAAGGAAGGGCAAAATTCTTAAACAGTATCCGACTATCGCAACGGGCGCAGGACATCATTCTGTAATTAAGATGCCAGGTACAGACAATTATTACATTGTATATCATAGACGACCGCTTAACGAAACTGACCGTAATGCCAGGGTGGTATGTATTGACCGGATGGAGTTTGACGGGGAGGGGAATATTTTGCCGGTTGTGATGACGAAATAA
- a CDS encoding carboxypeptidase-like regulatory domain-containing protein: MRLFIIKYLPLISLFSSFLISEDSYSQNSDKTILKGVVTDAKTGEPVPFASVSFKGTAVGTLTDNAGKYIVETNTDVKIVSFSFIGYETQVHEIIPHKEQTLNIKLALSVITLDEVVISPKRRNYSNRNNPAVDLINNVINNKKSNRKESYDYLRYRQYDKIQFALSNITENFKKGSVFSKFRYIFENADTTKRIGNTVLPIFIKESLSDHYFRSKPEASKSVVLAEKSENLNEHLDSKGVSGYLNYLYQDINIYDNNILFLTNKFLSPVAETAPLFYRYYILDTLTENNIKCIKLFFEPRNKADFLFHGNLYITMDSAYAIRKIDIGINEDLNIDWVQEISITQDFELHGSEGWLLSKEDILIDFGIVKNSLGLFGQRTVYIKDYEINKPVDEVFLKGPDKIDKIDPASEKPDYWTSNRFAPLSKSEMGVYTTIDSIKKIPAFNRSMVFFNLATTGFLDVGKVDIGPFESFFSYNLTEGPRLRFGGKTTTDFSKRVTLDGYMAYGLNDRVTKYNAGITYSLTKNTIYQFPVKYLRIGVQKDTKIPGQELEYTQEDNVFLSLKRGVHDKLFLNRSFRAEFFNEFESHFSYTLGYNYIHQEPVGKLYFNTLDYAAAVNDPPYIVVSELKLNLRYAPNETFYQGKLYRFPYPSRYPVLELNVAGGSKTIGNDYDYLRLQLDVSKRFYASVLGYTDISFEAGKVFGKVPYPLMFMHRANQTYSYQMNSYNFMNFLEFVSDQYVSANIDHCFNGFIFNKVPLLKKLKLREVITLKALYGGVTKTNNPDFQPGLFKLPTDINGNPLTYTLEKEPYVEAGVGVSNILHVVRIDFIKRFSYMDHANVSGTGFRLQFRFDI; this comes from the coding sequence ATGAGATTATTCATTATTAAATATTTGCCCTTAATTTCTCTTTTCTCCTCATTTTTAATAAGCGAGGATTCCTATTCACAGAATTCTGATAAAACGATTCTTAAAGGTGTTGTTACTGATGCAAAAACCGGAGAGCCTGTTCCTTTTGCCTCGGTCTCTTTTAAGGGCACCGCTGTTGGTACACTTACCGACAATGCCGGGAAATATATTGTTGAAACAAACACAGATGTGAAAATTGTAAGCTTTTCATTTATCGGATATGAAACCCAGGTTCATGAAATTATACCGCATAAGGAACAGACATTAAATATAAAGTTGGCTCTGTCCGTAATAACCCTTGATGAGGTGGTAATAAGTCCGAAAAGAAGGAATTACAGTAACAGGAATAACCCCGCGGTTGATCTGATAAATAATGTAATAAATAACAAAAAATCAAACAGAAAGGAGTCGTATGATTATCTCCGGTACAGGCAGTATGATAAGATTCAGTTTGCCTTAAGTAATATAACCGAGAATTTTAAAAAGGGAAGTGTATTCAGTAAGTTCAGATATATTTTTGAAAATGCTGATACAACCAAAAGGATTGGTAATACTGTTTTGCCAATATTCATAAAGGAATCGCTGTCTGATCACTATTTCCGCAGTAAACCGGAAGCCTCAAAATCTGTTGTTCTTGCCGAGAAGTCAGAGAACCTTAACGAGCACCTCGACAGCAAAGGGGTTTCAGGATATTTAAACTATCTGTACCAGGATATTAATATTTATGATAACAATATCTTGTTTCTGACGAACAAATTCCTCAGTCCTGTGGCAGAAACAGCTCCTCTCTTCTATCGTTATTATATACTCGATACCCTTACGGAAAACAATATAAAGTGTATAAAACTCTTTTTTGAACCTAGGAATAAAGCAGATTTCCTCTTCCACGGAAACCTTTATATAACGATGGATAGCGCTTATGCCATAAGAAAGATTGATATCGGAATAAATGAGGATCTGAATATCGACTGGGTTCAGGAGATCAGTATCACTCAGGATTTTGAACTGCATGGCAGCGAGGGGTGGCTGCTCTCAAAGGAGGATATTCTGATTGACTTCGGTATCGTTAAGAATTCCCTGGGACTCTTCGGGCAAAGGACTGTTTATATCAAAGATTATGAAATCAATAAACCGGTCGATGAGGTGTTTTTGAAAGGTCCCGATAAAATTGATAAGATCGATCCTGCATCTGAAAAGCCTGACTACTGGACCTCAAACCGGTTTGCCCCGCTTTCTAAATCTGAAATGGGGGTATATACAACAATTGACAGCATTAAGAAGATCCCCGCTTTTAACAGGAGTATGGTATTTTTCAATCTTGCAACTACAGGTTTTCTCGATGTCGGTAAAGTTGATATCGGACCCTTTGAGAGTTTTTTCAGTTATAATCTTACTGAGGGACCGAGATTACGATTCGGAGGAAAAACAACAACAGATTTCAGCAAGAGAGTGACTCTCGACGGTTATATGGCATATGGTCTTAACGACAGGGTCACAAAATATAATGCAGGTATAACGTACTCTCTTACAAAGAATACGATATATCAGTTTCCTGTTAAGTATCTGAGAATTGGTGTACAGAAAGATACCAAGATCCCCGGGCAAGAGCTTGAGTATACACAGGAGGATAATGTTTTTCTATCTCTTAAAAGGGGAGTCCACGATAAATTATTCCTGAACAGGAGTTTCAGAGCAGAATTTTTTAATGAATTTGAGAGCCACTTTTCATATACCCTGGGTTACAATTATATTCATCAGGAGCCTGTCGGTAAACTATATTTCAATACTTTAGATTATGCTGCCGCAGTTAACGACCCTCCTTACATTGTTGTATCTGAATTAAAACTGAATCTCCGTTACGCTCCGAATGAAACATTCTACCAGGGAAAATTATACAGATTCCCTTATCCTTCGAGATATCCTGTACTTGAACTTAATGTGGCAGGCGGATCAAAAACAATTGGTAACGACTATGACTATCTGCGGCTCCAGCTTGATGTGAGTAAGAGGTTTTATGCTTCAGTTCTCGGATACACAGATATTTCATTTGAAGCAGGAAAGGTTTTCGGGAAGGTGCCTTACCCTCTGATGTTTATGCATCGTGCAAATCAGACCTACTCTTACCAGATGAATTCCTATAATTTTATGAACTTCCTGGAGTTTGTCAGCGATCAGTACGTATCGGCGAATATAGACCATTGTTTTAACGGCTTTATTTTTAACAAGGTTCCTCTTTTAAAGAAGCTGAAGCTGAGAGAAGTAATAACCTTAAAAGCTCTCTACGGAGGTGTCACTAAAACGAACAATCCTGATTTTCAGCCAGGACTGTTTAAACTTCCGACCGACATAAACGGTAATCCTCTTACCTATACACTTGAGAAAGAGCCATATGTTGAAGCCGGAGTAGGTGTCTCAAATATCCTTCATGTTGTCAGAATTGACTTTATCAAACGTTTCTCATACATGGATCATGCAAATGTATCAGGCACTGGATTCAGACTGCAGTTCCGGTTTGATATTTAG
- a CDS encoding fibrobacter succinogenes major paralogous domain-containing protein: MNRALFPTLTSTVFLIILLVSSCDKVTKSHIAGGTTISAITAKGATIVSLIIWNGDTELTECGFCYNTTGNPTLSDSSVAVDVIKGKITWKPYTLKGGTKYFVRSYAKSKLGTAYGLEANFTTKPNTVPIVSTPYMWSLTHNSASFMGLGVSTDNTLEILSKGICWSTSKDPTINDNKIDLGPGTGDLGCIIEGLTPGTVYYFRGFASNEVGISYGWTKIIKTYDGYMTDYEGHIYSTIRLGKQEWMNRNLETRYFSNGEFINTTGTATINIEQEDKPVYQWAFLGHEDHPELLDDDGRLYTWFTATDSRKLCPAGWHLPSIDEWNELLVHLDGNLRQSYNWDWSRQLNITGAEGGFWAQMAGFRYANGQFPYGSNYGTYWWSSTEASSTNAWSVYCRPATYEKAIQWEENKKNGFSVRCVKD, from the coding sequence ATGAACCGGGCTTTATTTCCAACGTTAACAAGTACAGTATTTCTTATAATATTGTTGGTTAGCTCTTGCGACAAAGTAACAAAGTCGCATATTGCCGGAGGAACCACTATTTCGGCAATAACAGCCAAGGGGGCAACAATCGTAAGTCTGATAATATGGAACGGAGACACTGAGTTAACTGAATGTGGTTTCTGTTATAATACAACCGGGAATCCAACATTATCAGATTCATCTGTAGCGGTTGATGTTATTAAGGGTAAAATAACCTGGAAACCATATACTCTTAAGGGCGGAACAAAATATTTTGTAAGATCTTACGCAAAAAGTAAGTTAGGGACTGCTTATGGTCTGGAGGCAAATTTCACCACAAAACCCAATACAGTTCCAATTGTCTCAACTCCCTACATGTGGTCATTAACGCATAATTCTGCATCCTTCATGGGTTTGGGAGTCAGTACTGACAACACACTGGAGATCTTATCAAAAGGCATTTGCTGGTCAACCTCGAAAGATCCGACAATAAATGATAACAAGATTGATCTGGGACCAGGCACAGGTGACTTAGGCTGTATAATTGAAGGACTCACTCCCGGAACAGTTTACTATTTCAGGGGCTTTGCTTCCAACGAAGTAGGAATCTCCTACGGATGGACTAAGATAATAAAAACATACGACGGGTATATGACAGATTATGAAGGTCATATCTATAGTACAATCCGTCTGGGGAAACAGGAATGGATGAACCGTAACCTTGAGACCCGTTACTTTTCAAATGGAGAATTTATTAATACAACCGGCACTGCGACCATAAATATTGAACAGGAGGATAAACCAGTTTACCAATGGGCGTTTTTAGGACATGAGGATCACCCTGAACTTCTTGATGACGACGGAAGGCTTTATACATGGTTCACTGCCACTGACAGCAGAAAACTTTGCCCTGCAGGCTGGCATCTTCCCTCAATAGATGAGTGGAATGAGCTCTTAGTTCATCTGGACGGAAATCTCAGACAGTCGTATAACTGGGACTGGTCGAGACAGCTAAATATCACAGGAGCAGAAGGAGGATTCTGGGCTCAGATGGCAGGATTTCGTTACGCTAACGGGCAGTTCCCGTATGGCTCCAATTATGGAACTTACTGGTGGAGTTCAACAGAAGCATCTTCCACTAATGCATGGTCAGTTTATTGCAGACCTGCCACCTATGAGAAGGCAATACAATGGGAGGAAAACAAGAAAAACGGATTTTCCGTCAGGTGTGTTAAAGACTGA
- a CDS encoding HEAT repeat domain-containing protein, whose amino-acid sequence MKCEEAEARIIDYIDNILDEEAKREVENHFDKCERCTDMLIESRKVIHLISNEETSTPDDSLRTNFYHMLHSEIRKSEMHNTQKITFPIDRRFNRSLMRIAAGIALLIAGTFLGMLIRSGAVRSAELDQLRAEVSELKKNTMFTMLNESSSSNRIQAVRYAEELEIPDQNVIDVLVRTLNNDKNINVRMAAAYALSKFADQNAVSDSLVKSLTLQQNPILQITLINILAEKNEKSAFKPIQQIIANKNTLPEVRVVAQNSLRTLI is encoded by the coding sequence ATGAAATGCGAGGAAGCGGAAGCCAGGATAATAGATTATATCGACAATATCCTCGATGAAGAAGCAAAGAGGGAAGTTGAAAATCACTTTGATAAATGTGAAAGATGCACTGACATGCTAATTGAGAGCCGTAAGGTTATTCATCTTATATCGAATGAAGAGACATCAACACCAGATGACTCACTCCGAACCAACTTCTATCACATGCTTCATAGTGAGATAAGAAAAAGTGAAATGCATAACACTCAGAAAATCACTTTTCCTATAGATAGAAGATTTAATAGGAGCCTGATGAGAATTGCTGCAGGTATTGCCTTGCTTATTGCAGGAACATTTCTCGGAATGTTAATTCGCTCAGGAGCAGTTCGTTCTGCTGAACTGGATCAACTGAGAGCAGAAGTCTCTGAATTAAAAAAGAATACAATGTTTACAATGCTAAACGAATCTTCCTCAAGCAACAGGATACAGGCTGTCAGGTACGCAGAAGAACTTGAGATCCCTGATCAGAATGTAATTGATGTCCTTGTAAGAACTCTTAATAACGATAAAAACATTAACGTAAGGATGGCTGCAGCTTATGCACTCTCAAAATTTGCTGATCAGAATGCCGTATCCGACTCACTTGTTAAATCACTTACTCTGCAGCAGAATCCGATTCTGCAGATAACCCTGATAAATATTCTGGCAGAAAAAAATGAGAAAAGTGCATTCAAACCAATACAGCAGATAATAGCAAATAAAAATACTTTACCGGAAGTAAGAGTAGTGGCTCAGAATAGTCTCCGGACACTTATATGA
- a CDS encoding DUF4097 family beta strand repeat protein, which translates to MKKITIIVVIWLCFASVQAQQIIEKHLSFSGKESVNLKIQIADSIKIITWNKNEVYVKASVNINENKDNEAYETSFDETGKSVTVNASFRENYFKGKNNCCNESDIYWQIYIPENTRFTVESINADITITGQTTEMRVKSISGYIDLAVPSDKKADVDFSTISGRMYSNHNLALNKQNKGIPSRINDKLNNGGPPIKLETISGDIYFRKSN; encoded by the coding sequence ATGAAAAAAATTACAATTATTGTTGTAATCTGGCTTTGCTTTGCTTCGGTGCAGGCACAGCAGATAATAGAAAAACACCTGAGTTTTTCCGGGAAAGAATCAGTTAACCTGAAAATTCAGATCGCAGATTCCATTAAAATCATAACATGGAACAAAAACGAAGTATATGTGAAAGCTTCAGTTAATATAAATGAGAATAAAGATAATGAGGCCTATGAGACATCATTCGATGAGACGGGTAAGAGTGTAACAGTGAATGCCTCCTTCAGAGAAAACTACTTTAAGGGGAAGAACAATTGCTGTAATGAATCTGACATCTACTGGCAGATCTATATTCCGGAAAACACAAGATTTACGGTAGAATCAATAAATGCCGATATCACAATTACGGGGCAGACAACTGAAATGAGGGTCAAGTCGATTAGTGGTTATATAGATCTGGCTGTGCCTTCGGACAAAAAGGCGGATGTTGATTTTTCAACGATATCAGGAAGAATGTACTCAAATCATAATCTTGCTCTTAACAAGCAAAATAAAGGGATCCCTTCAAGAATAAACGATAAACTTAATAATGGCGGGCCACCTATTAAACTTGAAACAATCAGTGGTGATATTTACTTCAGAAAATCAAACTAA
- a CDS encoding DUF4097 family beta strand repeat protein, with amino-acid sequence MKTSIIALAIFFTTGILSAQEYKMSVQNTKETRLVLKDFNGLLPIEGYNGNEIVITSTSGKVVPPEKAKGLKPIFPSGTDNTGIGLDVQKAENLITITCLIPFTQEGEYKIRVPENLAIELSSGCERSNDVTVSGMKNEIDINTCHNIDLKDVTGPLVLATISGDINVTFSSINAAKSSSINAISGDVDITLPAKTPVDLELRTINGAFYSDFDFSDTQKNLKKVGGNVMNHSLNGGGFKFSINSISANIYLRKGN; translated from the coding sequence ATGAAAACCAGCATTATAGCACTAGCAATTTTCTTTACCACAGGAATACTCTCTGCTCAGGAATATAAAATGAGCGTTCAGAATACAAAAGAGACACGACTTGTATTGAAAGACTTCAACGGGTTATTGCCAATTGAAGGTTATAACGGAAATGAGATAGTAATTACATCAACTTCCGGAAAGGTGGTTCCACCGGAAAAGGCAAAAGGATTAAAGCCTATATTCCCCTCAGGGACAGATAATACCGGAATTGGACTCGATGTTCAGAAGGCTGAGAATCTTATTACGATAACATGTCTTATCCCTTTTACTCAGGAAGGAGAATACAAGATCAGAGTTCCTGAGAATCTTGCGATTGAACTCTCCAGCGGATGTGAAAGATCGAATGACGTTACAGTATCAGGTATGAAAAACGAAATTGATATTAATACCTGTCATAATATTGATCTGAAAGATGTAACAGGACCACTGGTTCTGGCAACTATCAGCGGAGATATTAATGTCACTTTCAGCAGTATAAATGCTGCAAAATCATCATCAATTAATGCAATAAGCGGTGATGTTGATATTACTTTGCCTGCAAAGACACCGGTTGACCTTGAATTAAGAACCATTAACGGTGCATTCTATTCAGACTTTGACTTCTCCGACACTCAGAAAAATCTTAAGAAGGTTGGAGGTAACGTAATGAATCATTCTCTCAATGGAGGGGGATTCAAATTTTCAATCAACAGCATCAGCGCGAATATCTATCTTAGGAAAGGGAACTAA